A single genomic interval of Epinephelus fuscoguttatus linkage group LG22, E.fuscoguttatus.final_Chr_v1 harbors:
- the atp5f1c gene encoding ATP synthase subunit gamma, mitochondrial isoform X1: MFARTSALVFSPQCGQVRNMATLKDITIRLKSIKNIQKITKSMKMVAAAKYARAERSLKPARVYGSGALALYEKADIKAPEDKAAKHLIVGVTSDRGLCGAIHSGIAKAIKNEINTLTSAGKEVMVVNVGDKLRGLLHRTHGKHIIFNCKEVGRKPPSFSDASIVATELLNSGYEFDQGAVFFNRFRSVISYKTEQKPLFSTETVANAESLSIYDDIDADVLRNYQEFALVNVIYLALKEGSTAEQSARMTAMDSASKNASEMIDKLTLTFNRTRQAVITKELIEIISGAAAL, translated from the exons ATGTTCGCCAGAACCAGCGCGTTGGTGTTCTCCCCACAATG TGGGCAGGTCAGGAACATGGCTACCCTGAAGGACA TCACCATTCGGTTGAAGTCCATCAAGAATATCCAGAAAATCACCAAGTCCATGAAGATGGTGGCCGCTGCCAAGTATGCTCGTGCCGAGAGGAGCCTGAAGCCTGCCAGAGTGTACGGCTCTGGTGCTCTGG cCCTGTACGAGAAGGCTGACATCAAAGCGCCAGAGGACAAGGCGGCCAAGCACTTGATCGTCGGTGTGACTTCTGACCGTGGGCTCTGTGGTGCCATCCACTCTGGTATAGCCAAGGCCATCAAGAACGAGATCAATACCCTGACCAGCGCTGGCAAGGAGGTCATGGTGGTCAATGTGGGAGACAAGCTGAGAGGCCTGCTGCACAG AACTCATGGGAAGCACATCATCTTCAACTGTAAGGAAGTCGGCCGTAAGCCCCCCAGCTTCAGCGATGCCTCCATCGTCGCCACCGAGCTGCTCAACTCTGGATATGAATTTGACCAGGGCGCTGTGTTCTTCAACAGATTCAG GTCTGTCATCTCCTACAAGACTGAACAGAAGcctttgttttccacagagacaGTTGCTAATGCAG AAAGCCTGAGCATCTATGATGACATTGATGCTGACGTGCTGAGGAACTACCAGGAGTTCGCTCTGGTCAACGTCATCTACCTGGCCCTGAAGGAGGGCTCCACTGCTGAGCAGAGTGCCAGGATGACCGCTATGGACAGCGCCAGCAAGAACGCCT CTGAGATGATTGACAAGCTGACCCTCACCTTCAACCGTACCAGACAGGCTGTCATCACCAAGGAGCTCATTGAGAtcatctctggagctgctgctct ATAA
- the atp5f1c gene encoding ATP synthase subunit gamma, mitochondrial isoform X2, with product MFARTSALVFSPQCGQVRNMATLKDITIRLKSIKNIQKITKSMKMVAAAKYARAERSLKPARVYGSGALALYEKADIKAPEDKAAKHLIVGVTSDRGLCGAIHSGIAKAIKNEINTLTSAGKEVMVVNVGDKLRGLLHRTHGKHIIFNCKEVGRKPPSFSDASIVATELLNSGYEFDQGAVFFNRFRSVISYKTEQKPLFSTETVANAESLSIYDDIDADVLRNYQEFALVNVIYLALKEGSTAEQSARMTAMDSASKNASEMIDKLTLTFNRTRQAVITKELIEIISGAAAL from the exons ATGTTCGCCAGAACCAGCGCGTTGGTGTTCTCCCCACAATG TGGGCAGGTCAGGAACATGGCTACCCTGAAGGACA TCACCATTCGGTTGAAGTCCATCAAGAATATCCAGAAAATCACCAAGTCCATGAAGATGGTGGCCGCTGCCAAGTATGCTCGTGCCGAGAGGAGCCTGAAGCCTGCCAGAGTGTACGGCTCTGGTGCTCTGG cCCTGTACGAGAAGGCTGACATCAAAGCGCCAGAGGACAAGGCGGCCAAGCACTTGATCGTCGGTGTGACTTCTGACCGTGGGCTCTGTGGTGCCATCCACTCTGGTATAGCCAAGGCCATCAAGAACGAGATCAATACCCTGACCAGCGCTGGCAAGGAGGTCATGGTGGTCAATGTGGGAGACAAGCTGAGAGGCCTGCTGCACAG AACTCATGGGAAGCACATCATCTTCAACTGTAAGGAAGTCGGCCGTAAGCCCCCCAGCTTCAGCGATGCCTCCATCGTCGCCACCGAGCTGCTCAACTCTGGATATGAATTTGACCAGGGCGCTGTGTTCTTCAACAGATTCAG GTCTGTCATCTCCTACAAGACTGAACAGAAGcctttgttttccacagagacaGTTGCTAATGCAG AAAGCCTGAGCATCTATGATGACATTGATGCTGACGTGCTGAGGAACTACCAGGAGTTCGCTCTGGTCAACGTCATCTACCTGGCCCTGAAGGAGGGCTCCACTGCTGAGCAGAGTGCCAGGATGACCGCTATGGACAGCGCCAGCAAGAACGCCT CTGAGATGATTGACAAGCTGACCCTCACCTTCAACCGTACCAGACAGGCTGTCATCACCAAGGAGCTCATTGAGAtcatctctggagctgctgctctgtaa
- the kin gene encoding DNA/RNA-binding protein KIN17, with translation MGKADFLSPKAIANRIKSKGLQKLRWYCQMCQKQCRDENGFKCHCMSESHQRQLLLASEDPNKFMDYFSDEFKSDFLELLRRRFGTKRVHNNIVYNEYISDREHVHMNSTQWETLTDFTKWLGREGLCKVDETPKGWYVQYIDPESIRRQEELAKKKKHEMDDEERSAKFIEEQVRRGRDGKEPDETPVYTELKRESEEEKVAFNLGASCSIAGPSKSSSVLGASALKAAASSSTKRKDISSDTRGEKKKKSALEEIIEMEEEKKKKQSVRTDYWLQPNIVVKVITKRLGERYHKKKAVVTEVRDKYGAVVKMIDSGDKLKLDQNHVETVIPAPGKCVLILNGPYRDTEALLEGIDEKNFSAMLTLDSGPQKGKRVDVAYEDFSKMA, from the exons ATGGGGAAAGCGGATTTTCTCTCTCCTAAGGCGATAGCCAACCGGATTAAATCCAAAGGGCTCCAGAAGTTGAGATGGTATTGTCAGATGTGTCAGAAACAGTGTCGAGACGAG AATGGCTTCAAATGTCACTGCATGTCTGAGTCCCACCAGAGGCAGCTGCTGCTCGCCTCCGAGGACCCCAACAAGTTCATGGACTATTTCTCTGA TGAGTTCAAAAGCGACTTCCTGGAGCTGCTCAGGAGACGTTTTG GGACCAAGAGAGTTCACAACAACATCGTCTACAATGAATACATCAGCGACAGAGAGCACGTCCACATGAACTCCACACAGTGGGAGACTCTGACTGACTTCACCAAGTGGCTGGGCAGAGAAG GTTTATGCAAGGTGGACGAGACCCCTAAAGGCTGGTACGTCCAGTACATTGACCCCGAGAGTATCCGCCGCCAAGAGGAGCTggcgaagaagaagaagcatgAAATGGACGATGAAGAGAGGAGCGCCAAGTTCATTGAGGAGCAGGTCCGCAGAGGCCGCGACGGCAAAGAGCCGGAC GAAACTCCAGTTTACACAGAGCTGAAACGTGAgagtgaagaagaaaaag ttgCTTTCAacctgggcgcctcctgctcAATCGCTGGCCCCTCCAAATCCAG CTCCGTCCTGGGTGCTAGCGCCCTCAAAGCAGCAGCATCGTCCTCAACCAAGAGGAAAGACATTAGCTCAGACACCAggggggagaagaagaagaagtctgCTCTAGAGGAGATCATAGAG atggaggaggagaagaagaagaagcagtcGGTCAGAACAGATTACTGGCTGCAGCCCAACATCGTGGTCAAAGTCATCACCAAGAGACTGGGAGAGAGGTACCACAAGAAGAAGGCCGTTGTCACG gaGGTGCGAGACAAATATGGAGCCGTGGTGAAGATGATCGACTCCGGAGACAAACTTAAACTGGACCAGAATCACGTAGAGACGGTCATACCTGCACCAG GTAAATGCGTTTTGATCCTGAACGGTCCGTACAGAGACACGGAGGCTCTGCTGGAGGGAATAGACGAGAAGAACTTCAGCGCTATGCTCACACTCGACTCT GGTCCACAGAAGGGGAAGCGAGTGGACGTCGCCTATGAGGATTTCTCAAAGATGGCCTGA